The following proteins come from a genomic window of Nostoc sp. TCL26-01:
- a CDS encoding Npun_R2821/Npun_R2822 family protein encodes MTRGIYIIANDKVTDQAIALLNSIRLHDTDTPIVMIPYDENYHHIADTLKQYYGVQVYEDLEFIDYLSHKLHETFGTQFFARPNQFRKQACWFGPFDEFLYIDTDIVVFEKIIDNLNYLANADFIYCDYQHLGGIKNVFSPQVLEDKVFNENEIQDIFNGGFWGSKKNLISVDDLFASFAESAAHPEYFDFSEKTSDQPIINYMLLKRIPRRFNIVRREGKAPGNWAGSPHFQAENHLLFDPTVNQPLQYLHWAGIRIQPGCPYWEIWDYYRHLNPALPAAVIPTPVKQNQWQKAINSIKNQLRQLKTN; translated from the coding sequence ATGACACGAGGCATATATATTATCGCTAATGACAAGGTAACAGATCAAGCGATCGCTCTACTCAATAGTATCCGCTTGCATGACACTGACACCCCAATTGTCATGATTCCCTATGATGAAAACTACCATCATATAGCTGATACCCTTAAACAATATTATGGTGTTCAAGTCTACGAAGATTTAGAATTTATCGATTATCTTTCCCACAAATTACATGAAACCTTCGGGACACAATTTTTTGCTCGTCCTAATCAGTTTCGTAAACAAGCCTGTTGGTTTGGCCCATTTGACGAGTTTTTGTATATTGATACCGATATTGTTGTCTTTGAGAAAATCATCGATAATCTCAACTATCTAGCTAATGCAGATTTTATTTATTGCGATTATCAACATTTAGGAGGTATTAAAAACGTCTTTTCTCCCCAAGTCTTAGAAGACAAAGTTTTTAATGAAAACGAAATTCAAGATATTTTTAACGGTGGTTTCTGGGGTTCCAAGAAAAATTTAATTTCCGTTGATGATTTATTTGCCAGTTTTGCTGAAAGCGCAGCCCATCCTGAATATTTCGACTTTTCTGAAAAAACATCTGATCAACCCATTATCAACTATATGTTGCTCAAGCGCATTCCCCGGCGCTTCAATATTGTCCGACGAGAAGGCAAAGCACCAGGAAATTGGGCAGGTTCACCCCATTTTCAAGCCGAAAATCATCTCTTATTTGATCCTACAGTTAATCAACCCCTGCAATATCTCCACTGGGCTGGTATCCGCATTCAACCAGGTTGTCCCTATTGGGAAATTTGGGATTATTATCGACATCTTAATCCTGCTTTACCAGCCGCAGTTATACCCACACCTGTAAAACAAAATCAATGGCAAAAAGCAATAAATAGTATTAAAAATCAATTACGACAACTCAAAACTAATTGA
- a CDS encoding glycosyltransferase family 2 protein, producing the protein MFGVAVNYFAKADHPPSVKQSAKFAVSLLKNCPEVNSVVLVDGSDTVDNEFQTYCESIDVKYQHSGHSMSFAEAYNYGVNFLSEDWIVTMASDIYVFPDTFTGFKQFIDEHQDLQIGCLIPYLSRCDLPMQRTSHSSQKFSCYAPIMSYNLNVFPKEVFTKIGGLSTRYSGNFNDIDTSIKLQSMGLEVVMVSSYVHHYGRLTLRHGTNVDARNDWQQFYQDYPELKCNSDLWNLRLDKFLRHPLLKLVFQLNLKNRNKDLRKKINAWVYDNISKYQQVNS; encoded by the coding sequence ATGTTTGGAGTTGCTGTTAATTACTTTGCGAAAGCTGATCATCCACCTTCAGTTAAACAATCAGCTAAGTTTGCTGTATCACTTTTAAAAAACTGTCCAGAAGTGAATTCAGTCGTATTGGTAGATGGTTCAGACACAGTAGATAATGAATTTCAAACCTATTGTGAATCCATTGATGTGAAATATCAACATTCTGGACATTCCATGTCTTTTGCCGAAGCATACAACTATGGAGTAAATTTTTTATCGGAAGATTGGATAGTCACAATGGCATCTGATATCTATGTTTTTCCTGATACCTTCACAGGATTTAAACAATTTATTGATGAACATCAAGATTTGCAAATCGGTTGTTTAATTCCCTATCTATCAAGATGCGACTTACCCATGCAAAGAACATCCCATAGTTCACAAAAATTTAGTTGTTATGCTCCCATCATGAGCTATAACCTCAATGTTTTTCCTAAAGAAGTATTTACTAAAATTGGCGGCTTATCAACACGTTATTCTGGTAACTTTAACGATATTGATACAAGCATCAAACTGCAATCAATGGGTTTAGAAGTAGTAATGGTCAGCAGTTACGTTCATCACTATGGACGATTAACATTGCGTCATGGAACTAACGTAGATGCCCGTAATGATTGGCAGCAATTTTATCAAGATTATCCTGAATTAAAATGTAATAGTGATCTGTGGAATCTCCGCTTAGATAAATTCTTGCGCCATCCTCTACTCAAACTAGTATTTCAGCTAAATCTCAAAAACCGTAATAAAGATTTACGTAAAAAAATCAACGCCTGGGTGTATGACAATATATCCAAATATCAGCAAGTCAATTCCTAG
- a CDS encoding Npun_R2821/Npun_R2822 family protein, with protein sequence MVDGIYILANDVVYHQLVALLNSIEVNAGKNFPICIIPYDDRLELVKEEIQHRDNVELFTDTKAITIWEDFSTKVWQTHPYAWQHWQEDGIPKVYRLGMHRRFCGFDGIFDKFIYLDADILILNSLDYIFQQLNSHDFVVYDFQYKDLSHVYNANSTNLLNIFPQQRLESEIFCAGLYGSKRGVFDEERRNYLLSCLEQGEAEILYMNAPDQTILNYMVMRSGISSYNFARHLPKTEVTGCCVTSPHFQTRNNLLYDRGNQITYLHYIGLKSRLFNSVCDGENIDFPYRELFLHYRYLHEPEKRPQFTTKSKPYKVTPNLATRIFKKLGLKV encoded by the coding sequence ATGGTCGATGGTATTTACATACTTGCTAATGACGTAGTTTATCACCAATTAGTCGCATTACTCAATAGTATTGAAGTCAATGCTGGAAAAAACTTTCCAATTTGTATCATCCCCTATGATGACCGTTTAGAATTAGTCAAAGAAGAAATCCAACATAGAGATAACGTAGAGCTATTTACAGACACCAAAGCTATTACAATTTGGGAAGATTTCTCGACAAAAGTTTGGCAAACTCATCCCTATGCTTGGCAACATTGGCAAGAGGACGGGATTCCAAAAGTTTATCGCTTAGGAATGCACAGAAGATTCTGTGGTTTTGATGGCATATTTGACAAATTTATCTACTTAGATGCCGATATTCTGATTCTCAATTCTCTAGATTACATCTTTCAACAATTAAATAGTCATGACTTTGTTGTCTATGACTTTCAATATAAAGACCTCAGTCATGTATATAACGCCAACTCTACCAACTTACTGAATATTTTTCCCCAACAGCGTTTAGAAAGTGAAATATTTTGTGCAGGTTTGTATGGTAGTAAACGCGGAGTTTTTGATGAGGAACGCCGGAATTATCTATTATCTTGTCTAGAACAAGGTGAAGCAGAAATATTATATATGAACGCTCCTGACCAAACAATTCTCAACTACATGGTCATGCGTTCAGGCATATCCAGCTATAATTTCGCTCGGCATCTGCCTAAGACAGAAGTCACTGGTTGTTGTGTTACTTCCCCACATTTTCAAACCAGAAATAACCTGCTTTATGATCGGGGAAATCAAATAACTTATCTACATTATATCGGTTTAAAATCTAGGCTATTCAACAGTGTTTGCGATGGAGAAAACATCGATTTTCCCTATCGTGAGCTTTTTTTACATTACCGTTATCTCCATGAACCAGAAAAAAGACCTCAGTTTACAACTAAATCTAAACCCTACAAAGTTACTCCCAATTTAGCTACCAGGATTTTTAAAAAGTTAGGATTAAAAGTATAA
- a CDS encoding glycosyltransferase family 10 domain-containing protein produces the protein MTIKTVGMMSSYPNLDQRQDWMWQQTPHPFGIWGNMQIHCTHPKPDFLLMYNYTSFPKQPQKQPWWVNNQKAEKSYHQAIETIKTKLRGVPKERVIYLLREPPLTEIVEANKRFYREAEAYCGYISGPDDFAPQPDYMPAIWYVANSFRDLNDLPSPPKTRVCSWITSGIDRTANHRQRLDFLRLLRNHELDFDLYGRDLPDWANGKGQIGNKWYAIAPYYYNLAIENYADNSWYVSEKLWDALLAWCLPIYYGGPAADKLLPPGSFLRLPSLDEKGLAYIREVTATPDAWYEAKEAIAEARQIILHKLNLLEWLSNYTKNHT, from the coding sequence ATGACTATAAAAACAGTTGGTATGATGAGTAGCTATCCCAATCTTGATCAAAGACAAGATTGGATGTGGCAACAAACCCCCCATCCCTTTGGTATTTGGGGAAATATGCAAATTCACTGCACCCACCCCAAACCCGACTTTTTACTGATGTATAACTACACCAGTTTTCCCAAACAGCCACAAAAACAACCTTGGTGGGTGAATAATCAAAAAGCCGAAAAAAGTTACCATCAAGCCATAGAAACCATCAAAACTAAACTCCGGGGTGTACCAAAAGAGCGTGTCATCTATCTCTTAAGAGAACCACCTTTAACAGAAATTGTGGAGGCGAACAAGCGATTTTATCGGGAAGCGGAAGCATATTGTGGTTATATTTCCGGGCCAGATGACTTTGCACCCCAACCAGATTATATGCCTGCTATTTGGTATGTTGCTAACTCATTTCGAGATTTAAATGATTTACCATCACCGCCAAAAACCCGTGTTTGCAGTTGGATTACATCTGGGATTGATCGCACAGCCAATCATCGCCAACGCTTAGACTTTTTAAGACTTTTACGCAATCATGAATTAGACTTTGATTTGTATGGTCGAGACTTACCAGATTGGGCCAATGGTAAGGGACAAATTGGTAATAAATGGTATGCGATCGCTCCTTATTATTACAACTTAGCTATTGAAAACTATGCTGATAATAGTTGGTATGTTAGCGAAAAATTGTGGGATGCTTTATTGGCTTGGTGTTTACCCATTTATTATGGGGGGCCAGCAGCAGATAAATTGTTACCACCAGGAAGTTTTTTGCGATTACCTAGTTTAGATGAAAAAGGGTTAGCTTACATCCGTGAAGTGACAGCAACCCCTGATGCTTGGTATGAAGCCAAAGAAGCGATCGCCGAAGCTAGACAAATTATATTACACAAATTAAACCTTCTAGAATGGCTCTCGAATTACACCAAAAACCATACTTAA
- a CDS encoding ATP-binding cassette domain-containing protein, with the protein MSTRKLLLRFAKPYPGWILLTIVLGFSGALFNGVSTALIVPIILKIVGQEVDLTDAPPILKSIMSPFDHVPENYRIGVMSGAIVLTIILKNLASYTSALTSSSFTRKLTSDIREAGLRSLLEVDLDYYAKMRVGDLFNSLGGEIGRAAGSISNVIKVVITVITILVFTGLLLSISWQLTVASSVLLFFVTLTNQYAISRSKKFGQQLSDMSRVYSIAVLETLNGIRLVKATGNENKEYEKIRKLIRDREKADFESQVNSQAIGPISEVMGITALIAIVYLSKTFFANEISSLSTVLLTYLLILLRLLPLVSQLNGLRSSFANNAPSVNIVTDFLRRDNKPFMQNGKITYTRFEQGIHFNSLSFNYPGHDKLVLKDVNLFLPRGTTLALVGGSGAGKSTLADLLPRFYDPISGSITIDNTDLRDFDIKSLRQKMGIVSQDTFLFNESVRTNIAYGKQDATEDEVITAAKRANAYEFISKLSHGFDTLIGDRGVMLSGGQRQRLAIARALLQNPEILILDEATSALDTVSERLVQSALDDLSRDRTTLVIAHRLSTVQKANQIAVLEQGSVVEVGTHEELLLKGGYYSRLYAMQFSDHPKASTKQHQSLVRISHEIRTRLNSMLGLLRLLVDDLADNSHDRKQLIEQAYISAFRILNTIDVLDDVNHLQKEANGFALGDTKNSEMNQNQEFEYISEEFRQCLNPILGSLKSLADNLVENPQEEIQLIADSYESTTYLIDKLKRIEDVIAL; encoded by the coding sequence ATGTCTACCAGGAAACTATTATTAAGATTTGCTAAACCTTACCCAGGCTGGATTTTATTGACGATAGTGTTGGGATTTTCTGGGGCTTTATTCAATGGTGTCAGCACGGCATTGATTGTCCCAATTATTTTAAAAATAGTTGGACAAGAAGTTGACTTAACTGATGCTCCTCCCATACTCAAATCAATCATGTCTCCCTTTGATCATGTCCCAGAAAATTACCGCATAGGGGTGATGTCTGGAGCGATCGTCTTAACAATTATTCTCAAAAATTTAGCCTCTTACACCAGTGCTTTAACATCTAGTTCATTTACCAGAAAACTGACATCAGATATCCGGGAAGCTGGACTGAGGTCATTGTTGGAGGTTGACTTAGATTACTATGCCAAGATGAGAGTGGGTGATTTATTCAATAGTCTGGGGGGAGAAATTGGTCGTGCAGCAGGTTCGATTAGTAATGTCATCAAAGTAGTTATTACAGTTATTACAATTTTAGTTTTTACTGGCTTATTACTGTCAATTTCTTGGCAGTTAACTGTAGCTTCCTCTGTGTTATTGTTTTTTGTCACCTTAACTAATCAATATGCGATTTCTCGTTCTAAAAAGTTTGGGCAACAGTTGAGTGATATGTCTAGGGTTTACTCAATTGCTGTGTTGGAAACTTTGAACGGTATTCGTCTTGTCAAAGCGACAGGAAACGAAAATAAAGAGTATGAAAAAATTCGCAAATTAATCCGCGATCGCGAAAAGGCAGATTTTGAATCTCAGGTAAATTCCCAAGCGATTGGACCTATCAGTGAAGTGATGGGAATTACCGCTTTGATTGCGATCGTTTACCTGAGTAAAACTTTCTTTGCTAATGAAATTTCTTCTCTTTCTACAGTCTTACTGACATATTTATTAATTCTCTTGCGACTATTACCGCTAGTCTCTCAGTTAAATGGTCTGCGGAGTAGTTTTGCTAACAATGCGCCTAGTGTGAATATTGTCACTGATTTTTTGCGTCGTGATAATAAGCCGTTTATGCAAAATGGCAAGATTACTTACACAAGATTTGAACAGGGAATACATTTTAATTCCTTGTCCTTCAACTATCCAGGCCATGATAAGTTAGTCCTCAAGGATGTGAATTTATTTTTACCCCGTGGGACAACCTTGGCTTTAGTCGGTGGTTCCGGTGCTGGTAAATCCACGCTGGCAGATTTACTCCCCAGATTTTATGACCCCATATCAGGCAGTATTACTATCGATAATACAGATTTGCGGGACTTTGATATTAAATCCCTGCGTCAGAAGATGGGAATTGTCAGTCAAGATACTTTCTTGTTCAACGAATCGGTGCGGACTAACATTGCTTACGGGAAACAAGATGCTACAGAAGACGAAGTGATCACAGCAGCCAAAAGAGCCAATGCTTATGAATTTATCAGTAAATTGTCTCATGGATTTGACACTCTGATTGGCGATCGCGGTGTGATGTTATCCGGTGGACAAAGACAAAGATTAGCCATTGCCCGCGCATTGCTACAAAATCCCGAAATTCTGATTTTAGATGAAGCCACCAGTGCCTTAGATACTGTATCAGAACGTTTGGTACAATCAGCACTTGATGACCTCAGCCGCGATCGCACTACCTTAGTTATTGCCCACCGTCTCTCTACAGTCCAAAAAGCTAACCAAATCGCTGTACTAGAACAAGGTTCTGTGGTGGAAGTAGGAACCCATGAGGAACTGTTACTCAAAGGTGGTTACTACTCTCGCCTCTACGCCATGCAGTTTAGTGATCATCCTAAAGCTTCTACCAAACAACATCAAAGTTTAGTCCGGATTTCTCACGAAATTCGCACACGCCTCAATTCCATGCTGGGATTACTGCGATTACTGGTAGATGATCTGGCAGATAATTCTCACGATCGCAAACAATTAATTGAACAAGCTTATATCTCAGCTTTTAGAATTCTCAACACAATTGATGTTTTAGATGATGTTAATCATCTGCAAAAAGAAGCAAATGGTTTTGCTCTAGGTGATACTAAAAATAGTGAGATGAATCAAAATCAAGAATTTGAATACATCTCTGAAGAATTCCGCCAGTGTCTTAACCCTATACTAGGTTCTCTCAAGTCTTTGGCAGATAACTTAGTCGAAAATCCCCAAGAAGAAATTCAATTAATTGCTGATTCCTATGAATCTACTACATACTTAATCGATAAATTAAAAAGAATTGAAGATGTAATTGCTCTTTAG
- a CDS encoding glycosyltransferase family 4 protein gives MKVSLVVSDLSGGGSVRAFLLAQILQFLNYQVEILGFIYGKELYAIPPSGIKVISVPGTNYPDFIGSAQKLLRQLDGDIIYAVKPKPTSFGVSLLKKFNHRRPLILDMDDWELSWHGGDQWKYRPSFKQLYRDIFKQNGALRFPDYPLYLQWMEKLVPQADAVTVDTEFLQKRFGGVYVPNGKDTEMFDPSKYNPQVSRERYGLAQYRVLMFPGAPRPHKGVEDVLMALDLLNQPDLRLVIVGGSPYDDYDEQLMQKWGRWIIKLPKCPVESMPEIVAAAHVVVVPQRDTLTSRAQFPLKLTDGMSMAKPVISTRVGDITEILGETGYLVNPGCPEQIAEQIQLIFENLDVANERGVKAREKCVEKYSLGAMATTLQSLIAQL, from the coding sequence ATGAAAGTCTCATTAGTTGTGAGTGATTTATCGGGTGGAGGTAGCGTTAGAGCTTTTTTGCTGGCTCAGATTTTACAATTTCTCAATTATCAAGTAGAAATTCTCGGCTTTATCTACGGCAAAGAATTGTATGCTATTCCCCCATCGGGAATTAAAGTTATTTCTGTCCCAGGAACAAATTATCCTGACTTTATTGGCTCGGCTCAAAAACTTTTGCGACAATTAGACGGCGATATTATCTATGCAGTCAAACCTAAGCCAACGAGTTTTGGGGTGTCATTACTCAAGAAATTTAATCATCGCCGTCCTTTGATATTAGACATGGATGATTGGGAACTCAGTTGGCATGGTGGTGATCAATGGAAATATCGTCCTAGTTTTAAGCAATTGTATCGTGATATTTTCAAACAAAATGGGGCTTTACGATTTCCTGACTATCCCCTGTATCTTCAGTGGATGGAAAAATTAGTACCACAAGCTGATGCCGTGACAGTAGATACTGAATTCCTGCAAAAACGCTTTGGCGGGGTTTACGTACCCAATGGCAAAGATACGGAGATGTTTGACCCCAGTAAGTATAACCCACAAGTCAGTAGAGAGCGTTATGGTTTAGCTCAATATCGAGTTTTAATGTTTCCTGGCGCACCTAGACCTCATAAAGGGGTAGAAGATGTGTTAATGGCTTTGGATTTATTGAATCAGCCAGATTTGAGACTAGTGATTGTCGGTGGTAGTCCTTACGATGATTACGACGAGCAACTGATGCAAAAATGGGGACGGTGGATAATTAAGTTACCCAAGTGTCCAGTAGAATCGATGCCAGAGATTGTAGCAGCAGCTCATGTGGTTGTAGTTCCCCAACGAGATACATTGACTTCCCGCGCGCAATTTCCTTTAAAGTTGACAGATGGGATGTCAATGGCTAAACCTGTAATATCAACTCGCGTAGGAGATATTACAGAAATTTTAGGTGAAACTGGTTATTTAGTTAACCCTGGTTGTCCAGAACAGATTGCAGAGCAAATTCAGCTAATCTTCGAGAATCTCGATGTAGCAAATGAGCGTGGTGTTAAAGCTAGAGAGAAATGTGTAGAAAAATATAGTTTAGGGGCAATGGCTACCACACTCCAATCTTTAATTGCTCAGTTATAA
- a CDS encoding glycosyltransferase, which yields MKALVTLCTGDEFRLGQVTHPLLKAYADKIGADFIVISEFKMNLGNYNFEKFQIYEMLEKYDRLIYIDTDIIVKPECPDLFKLVPEDKFGAFLVSDYTYFHDGAINNIQDKLGNIGWKRTYFNAGVMVVSKCHQEIFSDQHGLLEWSQETGSFYDQTLLNYTIQKLNIPIHNIGYKFNHTTDVKNSLARFGRRINQLLKLTNQLLSAIYPSYQQYQQQKNQTAKYIVYQQGRKSVQHRFHSYIIHYTGKGHRGSGSKVEQIKKDLSILQQKPLASTISFLPLIENFI from the coding sequence ATGAAAGCCTTAGTAACGCTTTGTACTGGAGACGAATTCCGTCTGGGTCAAGTTACTCATCCACTTCTAAAAGCTTATGCAGATAAAATAGGTGCAGATTTTATAGTCATCTCTGAATTTAAGATGAATTTAGGGAACTATAACTTTGAGAAGTTTCAAATCTATGAAATGTTGGAGAAATACGATCGCCTGATTTATATCGATACTGATATTATTGTAAAACCAGAATGTCCAGATTTATTTAAGTTAGTTCCTGAAGATAAGTTTGGAGCCTTTTTGGTCAGTGATTATACTTATTTCCATGATGGAGCTATTAACAATATTCAGGATAAGTTGGGCAATATAGGGTGGAAAAGAACCTATTTTAATGCTGGAGTTATGGTTGTTTCTAAGTGTCATCAAGAAATTTTCAGTGATCAACACGGACTCTTAGAATGGTCGCAAGAAACAGGCTCTTTTTATGACCAAACTCTCTTAAATTATACTATCCAAAAACTCAACATACCTATTCACAATATTGGCTACAAATTTAATCATACAACTGATGTCAAAAATTCTCTAGCCAGATTTGGACGCAGAATTAATCAGTTATTGAAACTCACTAATCAGCTACTTAGTGCAATTTATCCTAGTTATCAGCAGTATCAGCAGCAGAAAAATCAAACGGCCAAATATATTGTCTATCAACAAGGCAGAAAGTCTGTCCAGCATCGCTTCCACAGCTATATTATCCATTACACAGGTAAAGGACATAGAGGAAGTGGTAGTAAAGTAGAACAAATTAAAAAAGATTTATCGATTCTTCAGCAAAAACCTTTAGCGAGTACAATTTCCTTTTTACCCTTAATAGAAAATTTTATTTAA
- a CDS encoding glycosyltransferase family 4 protein — MTNKLLPSQLSPGNKIEEYDLVFIVLDLAKGWILEAICREIAAFFPGKYCFHYSKSALPPAKAYFFAHYSFLPICLQLNPSIWGSKILVWHTHPRNDMGISNDELIYVLNRATKVICACSQFARLLVSQGLKSQKVTYILGAADPQLFQPHERSNGAVGFCTAFYYRKEPERILNIIKRMRSRQFILLGKGWKNYDRFTEMQALPNFSYIEAPYTEYPQHYAKMDVFVSTAKLEGGPIPLIESMMCNIVPVASNTGFAPDLIVHGENGFIFDVDSSIEVICDLIEQAFQVPANVRKTVENLSWENFSRSVQELL, encoded by the coding sequence TTGACGAATAAATTATTGCCAAGTCAGTTATCCCCAGGAAATAAGATAGAAGAATATGACTTAGTGTTTATCGTATTAGATTTAGCTAAAGGCTGGATCTTAGAAGCGATATGTAGAGAAATTGCTGCATTTTTCCCTGGGAAGTATTGCTTCCATTATTCTAAATCTGCTTTACCACCAGCAAAAGCTTATTTTTTTGCTCACTATTCTTTTTTACCAATTTGCTTGCAGCTTAACCCTTCTATTTGGGGCAGTAAAATCTTAGTCTGGCATACTCATCCCCGTAACGATATGGGTATTAGTAATGATGAACTTATTTATGTACTGAATCGAGCTACTAAGGTGATATGTGCTTGTTCACAATTTGCTAGGCTTTTGGTTTCCCAAGGATTGAAATCTCAAAAAGTAACTTATATCTTAGGTGCAGCTGATCCGCAGCTTTTTCAACCTCATGAACGCTCAAATGGTGCGGTAGGCTTTTGTACAGCTTTTTATTATCGCAAGGAACCAGAGCGAATACTGAATATTATCAAGAGAATGCGATCGCGTCAATTTATTCTCTTGGGTAAGGGGTGGAAAAATTATGATCGATTCACCGAAATGCAGGCTCTACCAAACTTTTCTTATATTGAAGCTCCCTACACTGAGTATCCCCAACACTATGCCAAAATGGATGTCTTTGTTTCTACTGCCAAACTCGAAGGAGGCCCCATCCCGTTAATTGAATCCATGATGTGTAATATAGTGCCAGTCGCCAGCAATACTGGCTTTGCTCCTGATTTGATAGTTCATGGAGAAAACGGCTTTATCTTTGATGTGGATAGTTCTATTGAGGTAATCTGCGATTTGATTGAACAAGCATTTCAAGTGCCAGCCAATGTGAGAAAAACTGTAGAAAATTTAAGTTGGGAAAACTTTTCTCGCTCAGTACAAGAGTTGTTATAA
- a CDS encoding glycosyltransferase family 2 protein, with amino-acid sequence MSSLVSIIINCFNQGHYLERSVKSVISQTYNNIECLIVDDGSTDNTRLVSEELTGIYPQVKYFFKENSGLPSSRNFGVRQAQGEWIQCLDADDWIHEDKIRLQLSYLAEVTDHDSVVLYADYERVYIDAQENIVNRQENIIGALATEQLIQRLLIPDFLTNSPHPCLQQAMLIHKNVLSKTQFPEYFKALGDRYFAVDILKAGANFVYTPMIGAYYTKHQSNRTNNWNYMRNYYVLFYETIAKNYPELNQFCRVGIEHLLEEAIREQDEDTFNRLIKIVTPPINLFDKKFKVNNKLTIQILNKIRQITPSFLLYEKYRGPRSKKIISLFTEKMKLLKG; translated from the coding sequence ATGTCTTCACTTGTCTCAATTATTATTAATTGCTTTAATCAAGGTCATTACCTTGAGCGTTCAGTTAAAAGTGTCATATCACAAACATATAATAATATCGAATGTCTGATAGTAGATGACGGTTCTACTGACAATACACGGCTAGTTTCTGAGGAACTAACGGGTATTTATCCGCAAGTAAAATACTTCTTTAAAGAGAATAGTGGCTTACCATCTTCGCGCAATTTTGGTGTGCGACAAGCCCAAGGAGAATGGATTCAATGTCTAGATGCTGATGACTGGATTCATGAAGACAAAATTAGATTACAGTTAAGTTATTTAGCAGAGGTTACAGATCATGATTCTGTTGTATTGTATGCAGATTATGAGCGAGTATACATAGATGCTCAAGAAAATATCGTCAATCGCCAAGAAAATATTATTGGTGCATTAGCAACAGAGCAATTAATTCAGCGTTTACTGATACCTGACTTTTTAACAAATTCGCCTCATCCTTGCCTCCAGCAGGCTATGCTCATCCATAAAAATGTTCTCAGTAAAACTCAGTTTCCTGAATATTTCAAAGCTTTAGGAGATAGATATTTTGCCGTAGATATCTTAAAAGCAGGTGCAAACTTTGTTTATACACCGATGATTGGTGCATATTACACAAAGCATCAGTCAAATCGTACTAATAATTGGAATTACATGAGGAACTATTATGTTTTATTTTACGAAACTATAGCCAAAAATTATCCAGAATTAAACCAGTTTTGCCGAGTTGGGATAGAACATCTGTTAGAAGAAGCTATCAGAGAACAAGATGAGGATACTTTCAATAGGCTAATAAAAATAGTTACGCCACCTATAAATTTATTTGACAAAAAATTTAAAGTCAACAATAAATTAACTATACAGATATTAAATAAAATTAGACAGATTACTCCCAGCTTCTTGCTATATGAAAAGTATCGTGGCCCACGCTCCAAAAAGATAATATCTTTATTTACAGAGAAAATGAAGTTATTAAAAGGATAA